The genomic window GCATGTCACAAATTAGATGCTAAATCAACTGGTCCTGCTTTAAGGGGAGTTGCTTCTAAGCATGATATGGCTTGGATTTACAAGTGGGTGCATAACAGTTCTGACATGATTAAGTCAGGTGATGCTGTTGCTGTTAAACTTTTTGAGGAAAACAACAAAGCAGTAATGACTTCGTTTCCTCAATTGTCTGAAGGAGATATTGATAATATTATAGCTTATACTTCTGAGCCTAAGGCTGAACCAGCTGCGGCTGTAGGAGGTGCTGCAACTCCTCCTGGAACAAATGTTCAGGATGGTGCTATTTCAAATAACATTATTTTAGGAGCGCTAGCTCTTGTAATGGCTATTTTGGTTGTGATGTTGTTTATGGTAAACAAGGTTTTAACTAAAGTTGCAAACAAAAACGGTATTGAGGTTGCTTCAAAAGAAGAAAGACTTCCAATCTGGAAAGCTTTCGCTAAAAACCAATTCTTGGTTTTAGTAACTGCAATCTTCTTGCTTTTGGCTAGTGGTTATTTTGTTTACGGATACCTGATGCAAGTAGGTGTAGATCAGAATTATGAGCCAATTCAGCCAATTCACTACTCTCACAAAATTCACGCTGGTGATAACGAAATCAATTGTAAATATTGCCACTCTGCTGCTCGTGTAAGTAAAACAGCTGGTATTCCTTCTTTAAATGTTTGTATGAACTGTCATAAAAACATTTCAGAGGTTGCTGAGACTACTGCTACTCCTGAGTACAGCAAAGCATTCTACGATGCGCAAATCCAAAAATTATATGACGCTGTTGGATGGGATAAGACTAAACAAGCTTATACTGGAAAAACAATGCCAGTAAAATGGGTTCGTATTCACAACTTGCCTGACTTCGTTTACTTCAACCACTCTCAACACGTTACTGTTGCTGGTATTGAATGTCAAACTTGTCACGGGCCAGTACAAGAATTTGAAATCATGAAGCAATACTCTAAATTAACAATGGGATGGTGTGTTGATTGCCATAGAAAAACTGATGTTAAGATGGAAGGTAATGCTTACTATGACAAAATTCATGCTGAACTTTCTAAAAAATACGGTGTAGAGAAATTAACTGCAGCGCAAATGGGAGGTTTAGAGTGTGGTAAATGCCACTATTAATCGATTTATTAAGATTTTAATATATATATACAATGTCATCAAACAAAAAATACTGGAAAAGTGTTGAGGAGCTAGAAAATAGCTCTATTGTTGAGGCGCTTAGAAATAACGAATTTGTTGAAGAAATTCCTACTGATGAGTTTTTAGGTAATGCTGAGGCTTTAGCTACATCAGGAACTTCACGTCGTGACTTTTTAAAGTACGTAGGGTTTAGTACGGCGGCTGTAACATTAGCTGCTTGCGAAGGTCCGGTTCACAAGTCTATCCCTTATGTATTGCAACCAGAGCAAATCATCCCTGGTGTTGCGGATTATTATGCAACTACAGTTTTTGATGGATTTGATTTTGCTAATCTTTTGGTGAAAACTCGTGAGGGTCGTCCAATTAAAATTGAAAACAATACAATTGCTGGAGCTAAATTTTCTGCGAATGCTAGAATTCATGCCTCTATTTTAGGTCTGTATGATAGCGCTCGTTTGAAAGAGCCAAAAGTAGATGGTCAAAATTCTTCTTGGTCAGCTGTAGATTTGAAAATCAAATCTAGTTTAGCAGATGCTAAAGCTAAAGGTGGTCAAGTAGTATTATTAACTAATACTTTAGCAAGTCCATCTACAGAGAAATTAATTGGAGAGTTTATTGCAAAAAATCCAAACGCTAAGCACGTTGTATATGATGCAGTTTCTTCATCTGAAGCTTTAGATGCTTTTGAAGCTGTTTATGGTCAAAGAGCTTTAGTAGATTACGATTTTTCAAAAGCTTCTTTAATTGTATCTGTTGGTGCTGATTTCTTAGGAGACTGGCAAGGTGGAGGATATGATACTGGATATGCACAAGGACGTATTCCGCAAAACGGAAAAATGTCTCGTCACTTTCAGTTTGAATCAAACATGACATTGTCTGGAGCTGCTGCTGATAAGCGTGTTCCAATGACTGTAGCTGCTCAAAAGCAAGCTTTAGTTCAAATTTATAATATTGTTGTAGGTGCTTCTATTCCTGTAGCTTTAGAAGGAAACTTTAAAACTGAAGTAGTAAAAGCTGCACAACAGCTTAAAGCTGCTGGTTCAAAAGGAGTTTTAGTATCTGGAATTGAAGATAAAAATGCTCAATTATTGGTTTTAGCTATCAATCAAGTATTGGCTAGTGAAGCTTTTAGTACTGCTGGAGCAAGACAAATTAGAAAAGGTTCTAATGCTGCAGTTGCACAGTTAATTAAAGATTTGAATGCTGGAAGTGTTCACACTTTAATTATGAGCGGAGTTAATCCTGTTTACACTTTAGCTGATTCAGCTTCTTTTGTATCTGGATTGAAAAAAGTTAAAACATCAGTTGCATTTTCATTAAAAGAAGATGAAACTGCATCAATTGTTTCGATTGCTGCGCCAGCTCCTCACTATTTAGAGTCTTGGGGAGATTTAGAGCTTACA from Flavobacterium sp. KACC 22763 includes these protein-coding regions:
- a CDS encoding c-type cytochrome gives rise to the protein MKKVGNHNSISRKLLFGLSLTLIFSLTSFAQDAAAPAAPEAAAAAPAAGGGDPVKGKELFNANCAACHKLDAKSTGPALRGVASKHDMAWIYKWVHNSSDMIKSGDAVAVKLFEENNKAVMTSFPQLSEGDIDNIIAYTSEPKAEPAAAVGGAATPPGTNVQDGAISNNIILGALALVMAILVVMLFMVNKVLTKVANKNGIEVASKEERLPIWKAFAKNQFLVLVTAIFLLLASGYFVYGYLMQVGVDQNYEPIQPIHYSHKIHAGDNEINCKYCHSAARVSKTAGIPSLNVCMNCHKNISEVAETTATPEYSKAFYDAQIQKLYDAVGWDKTKQAYTGKTMPVKWVRIHNLPDFVYFNHSQHVTVAGIECQTCHGPVQEFEIMKQYSKLTMGWCVDCHRKTDVKMEGNAYYDKIHAELSKKYGVEKLTAAQMGGLECGKCHY